In a single window of the Littorina saxatilis isolate snail1 linkage group LG3, US_GU_Lsax_2.0, whole genome shotgun sequence genome:
- the LOC138962106 gene encoding large ribosomal subunit protein eL24-like has product MKVELCSYSGLKIYPGHGKRVVKVDGRVFHFLSKKCERSHAMKRNPRNIPWTVLYRRKHKKGQTEEVVKKRTRRTHKFQRAITGVSLSEIIAKRNQKPEVRKAQREQAIRAYKEKQKQKEVTKKVTKPAAAKTTKPSGKAAKNVQSKAPRVGGKR; this is encoded by the exons GGTCGAACTATGTTCGTATAGTGGTCTCAAGATCTACCCTGGCCACGGGAAACGCGTTGTAAAAGTTGACGGAAGG GTGTTCCACTTCCTGAGCAAGAAATGCGAGCGTTCCCACGCCATGAAGCGCAACCCCAGGAACATCCCCTGGACAGTGTTGTACCGACGCAAGCACAAGAAGGGTCAGACAGAGGAGGTGGTGAAGAAGCGCACCAGGCGTACCCACAAGTTCCAGCGCGCCATCACTGGTGTCTCCCTCAGCGAGATCATCGCCAAGCGTAACCAGAAGCCCGAGGTCCGCAAAGCCCAGCGAGAGCAGGCCATCAG AGCGTACAAGGAGAAACAGAAGCAGAAGGAAGTCACCAAGAAGGTCACCAAGCCAGCGGCTGCCAAGACCACCAAGCCATCCGGCAAGGCCGCCAAGAACGTGCAGTCCAAGGCTCCCCGCGTGGGCGGCAAGCGATAA
- the LOC138962107 gene encoding ras-like GTP-binding protein rhoA: MIDCSLDKSHHFKALKNKVKMVFSCFGGAIGARRHIKRLEKGKEGVEEDWGGGRGMETRVKRKVVVVGDGECGKTCLLQRFCRDTYNAHGYLPTVVDTDVIDVQLDKGTVELAITDTAGQEDYDRLRPYSYLDTDVVIICFALDNPDSLDNVRLNWIPEVRHFCGANVPVVLVGNKMDLRFQGELNTGDKSSLSSEDFLDFPGCCPSASLIKQGPVKESSAKRVAAEVGTAGYWETSALLDQGVAEVFQVVARLAASSSQRRTSSKKSSKRKGSFLERIGVKRGS, encoded by the exons ATGATAGACTGCAGCTTGGACAAATCACATCATTTCAAAGCTCTGAAGAATAAAGTGAAAATGGTGTTTTCTTGCTTCGGTGGAG CTATTGGAGCAAGACGGCACATCAAAAGACTAGAGAAGGGAAAGGAGGGGGTGGAAGAGGATTGGGGGGGAGGACGAGGAATGGAGACGAGAGTGAAGCGAAAGGTGGTAGTGGTGGGGGACGGGGAGTGCGGGAAGACATGTCTGCTGCAACGGTTCTGCCGCGACACCTACAACGCACACGGTTATCTACCCACAGTCGTCGACACTGACGTCATCGATGTGCAGCTTGATAAGGGCACG GTGGAACTGGCGATCACAGACACAGCCGGACAGGAGGACTACGACCGACTCAGACCTTACTCCTACCTGGACACAGACGTCGTCATCATCTGCTTCGCTCTGGACAACCCAGACAGCCTTGACAACGTTCGCCTCAACTGGATTCCCGAGGTCCGACACTTCTGCGGCGCAAACGTGCCAGTTGTTCTCGTAGGCAACAAAATGGACCTGAGATTTCAAGGAGAGTTGAACACGGGAGACAAGAGTAGCCTCTCCAGTGAAGACTTTCTCGATTTTCCTGGCTGTTGTCCCAGCGCGAGCTTGATAAAACAGGGACCCGTTAAAGAGTCGTCTGCTAAGCGTGTGGCGGCGGAAGTGGGCACGGCAGGATACTGGGAGACTTCCGCTTTGCTAGATCAAGGCGTGGCGGAGGTTTTTCAAGTGGTTGCCCGTTTGGCCGCGTCGTCTTCACAAAGAAGAACGAGCAGCAAGAAGAGTAGTAAAAGAAAAGGCAGCTTTTTAGAGAGGATTGGAGTGAAGCGAGGCTCGTGA